Sequence from the Syngnathus acus chromosome 13, fSynAcu1.2, whole genome shotgun sequence genome:
AAATGCATTGTGGAATCAATTTCCAGCACTCACCCTGGGTGGTGGTTTCTCCGCAGGTTCCTGCCAGAGGAACAACACCCTTGTCAACCTTAGcgacaaaagacaaaacacgAAAGTCCAAATCAGTTCAATAACCTTCCTGTCGAACCAGCCACTAAAAACAAACGGGCTCCCAAATGGCTCTcaggccgtagtttggacaccacaTTCCATAAGAGTACCTTAACGCCGACCAGGATGCCTTTGTCTCGGATCATCTTGACAAAGCCGACCCCGCCGTCCGAGTGCTGGTAGAGCGTCTCGTGGAAGAAGATGACGCCGCCGATGCAGCCGTTGACGCGTTCGTCGGCGCTGAACAGGATTTGACGGAACTGACGGCGGTTCTCCTCTGTGTTCTCCACGCCCACCTGGGCCAGACGCTTGGCCATGCTGCCTGCCGCAAAAAACGTAAAAAGCTGTgttcaaatacaaacaaatcaattttACCCATTGAAGTGAAATGAATCCCTCGAGTTGTGTACGTACCTACTGACTCGTCCGCAGCTAGGATGCCTTTCCCCGGAGAGACAATACGCATGGCCGTTTCGTGGAGCTCCTTCTTCTGAGCTTCAGACAAGGCGGCAAACTGGTGCGTCATATTGACGAACGACTCGACCTGAAATaaaggacaaaataaaaatacacaaatagcttttaaatgaaacaaaaaatatgacttaTATTTTAGCAAAAGTGATTCCTACCTTGACAGGAGACGAAGTGCACGGCCACGGAGGTTCTCTCAAGATGGGACGAACTGGAACGACGGCGGCGGCCTTTTCACTGACTCCGGCACTGTGGGCGGAGCTTGTTCATCACGTCTTATACCAAATATGGGTATGACAGTTCGGCACAATCTCTTTTCCAATCATGATAGTCATAATATAAAAGCCACTTGGCTGTTAAGGAAATGTAACTAAATGTCAAATGCCACGTTTAACACGATGTATTCAATTAAGCAACCCAATTTGTGCCTTTAACCGCATTGCTATTTATATTCTAATTAGCTCAAATGTCCCCTGGGAGGCTGTGGTCAACCCTCCTGATTTTTGGGTCCTCACCCTGGAATCCTCAAAGGTCTTTTGAACAGCCTCAAAGCAATTCATCTGTGCGTGAGATATCGAAAGTCAAAAAAGTTTTTGCCATGATGTCAGGCAGATTTTTGGATGGTATGATTGGTCAGTACATGTATATTGGTTTATTGTAAAATGATGGCTGCAGCCGTCCCACAGTGGGTCAGCGTGGCTCGTGCGAATGGTCTTGGtggaccaaaacaaaaccccGAGAGACATTTCATGTCGCTCCCATTCATGAGTGTGAAATAGATCAAGAACAGCAATTACATGTGGATTCCTCCACTGGGACGCCATCACTGTCAGCCAATTAAAAACACTTAATGACCCTACTTTATCTGGTGCTCTTATTGAGGCCGCCCTCATTGGCTGGCTGGTTCGGGTCTCTGCTAAATAGGTCAGCTTGAAATTGGCCGTGATGTACGCAACATAGCGAAGATACGATTAAGGaaagattttcatttttgtttgtttgcagttGTCCAGTGAGTTTGATGAGGTTGGTGCATTCTCAATACAGCTAAATCgatgagggtgtgcacacttctgCAACCCCAATCtcagtttattttttacttcccTTGTCAAaactatattttcaaatgatttgtaCAGCCACATTAATGGTgtcattctttaaaaatagtttatttttagtctcatttttatatattattcaaacattgtttgaacaggggtgtgttgacattttataaCCACTATTCTAACCTACTCGAAAAGCAGAGATGCCTGTAGGTGAAATACAAACAGTTTCAATATTGGAGGATAGCCtattatgtaaataaaaagaatcgAAACCAAACTTTATTCAATTGACTTTATTATATAAAAGAACAAAGTAGAAAATTCCAGTAGAAACTTTACaacagtaaaaaacaaaacaaccggATGAGTTCAGTTGAGTGGCCACTAACTAAGCGGCCCAACGGGAACTGACCACATCATGAGGAAACGTGCGACAAGCAAACGGTACCAAAGCAAAGCGGTAAACTTGCTAAACAATGTCAATaaacactgaaaacaaaactggaAGTAAAAAGTGCACTTTGATCAAAGTACAAGATTTCTTTGACTGGCAAATCTTTTCGTCACTTCTTGTGTTCCACCAGGGTAACGTCGCCGGCGGATTTGCAGCTTCCCATTTTGTCGCGCACAGCAGGAATGTTgagaacacaaaataaattaaaaaatgtcatagaaaacaagacaaacaatgAACAAAAAGAATAGGCTACAAATATGCTAccgcaaaaataaattatctaTCAGACAATCGTTTCAAAACATGGTGAAATACTTTTCCGGGActcaaatcaaaatgtgttttcttgttttgcgtGACATACATCTCAAATCCACTGGATTTATTTTCTAATCATCATTGCAACACAATTTTTTGTTTAGGATTGGTAAGAAATATTTACATGCTCCAAACAACATGGAGGAccaacagtgtgtgtgcgtctgtgtgtgtgtgtgattggtCAGTACAAAGGCACTGGATGTGTCACACTGAAACTAAACTATTTCATgttggggcaaaaaaaataaataaaactcatttgtccaaaaaaaaaaaaaaaaaaaaacctaactTGACATAAATAGCTCGCCATTAGCTTTAGCATCAGGTATGGACAAATGTAAAAGATTTTGGATCCACTTTCacagttaattaaaaaaaaaaaaaaaaaagtgttgtctGCAGTCcgaaccagcagacaccgaagTCTCATGCCGCCGGCTAGTGGTTGCCGTGGTAACCCAGTCTCTATGGATTAGCCTACGTCTAGGTCAGCCTGTAGAGAGCGCTGAGGGTGCGCGCTGCCAGGTTGAGGAAGCCTCGACCGGCGTCGATCCAGTCCTGCCAGTGGGGGGCGGCGTGCTGGAgggcagacacacacaaacacattaagTCACATATTTGTaagctaacatgctaactATATTAGCCACCCAGTCAAAATGACCATCTAACACACACGTGCAAATAGGCCAGTCAAGATGTCTACAAATGCACGCGCAGCCTCGAGCATGTAAAcaaagatgatgtcatcgctCAGACATGCAGGCTGTGTGCGTCTgtgagggaagggggggggggggggtctgtgcGAAGGCAGTCTGTTGACAAGTCCTCACGCGAGCCAGTGTGAGGAGGGActgggtgggagggagggggagggagatAAGAAAGACAGCACATCAACAGTAATTATAAAGTCTTGAGCACATGCgccgtgtgcgtgcgtgatgtTCCGTTATTGATTACAATAGCCAAGTCCACGTGTCGGCCTGTCACATGGATGTCAAAAGAACAAGGGGGGGCCGCACCAGTCAGTCATATGTAACCAACCCATTAACCCGTCACTCTCTCTATCAGCGGTTCGCACAAGGGCTCAGCTCAGCGAGCAGCGAATCGCAGTGAGATGTCACCCAGACGTCACGCTATGATGGCAGTTAGGACTCCAGTTGTGATATCAGGCGATGACATCATGCGATGATATCACACTACATTGTGACGCAATGATGTTACGCTATGAGGTCAAGTGGGATATCTTACCGGTCTCAGCACGGAGGCGTTGAATTGATCGCCGATGGTCCGGAGCTGCAGGCCCACGGCTGTGGTGTCTATGGGCCTCGCTTCCAGCGTGGCCTCGCCTCTGGGATGTGACCCACCCCCAACCGGGCGCTGATCCCGGGGTAGCAGGTCTGGCAGGGGACCGCGCCGGTGGGCTGCCTGAGTTTGCCGCTGGTCTAAACAAAAAGAACaggttttgattttgttgacttaagatgtttttttttttcgtattTCCGCCCTGTTGCCATGGAATCGGTAGCCCCCCAGTAACCCGGGCAGCTTTTAGAGATGGGAGGATTAGCAGATGGAGCTGGACCCTGCACTCTGATTGGCCAACTTCCTGAAAAATCTTAACCTATAAAGTAAATTGAGGCGACACCAGGCAAAAATGTAACTACAAACAATTTATCCAGgtcaattttatatttatgattttttaGCTTGACAAGTTTaatcaaaatgttcatgagcattattttgaataatacacagaataataaaaacaacaagcatATTTACGACTAAAACGTGTGTCACCAAGTATAATGCAGTGTTGGCGCCAGTTAATTTCCTCAAATTATTGATCTTAATTTGACAGTTATGAGACAGTTTGATTTGATAGAAAGGGACATTAATGAtagtattttgtgtgtttcaatTGAGGGTGTGAGGTAGCAGGAAGTGCAGGCTGCTGCTTTGGGTGCTTGCGGAGGACAAGTCTCAACATGCCCCACAGCTGAGACTAAAgcacagggagggagggaggagggagggaggaagggggggggggtgtcccACACAACCAGCTGAGCCACCAACATGTCGCTTCTTTACAAGATGCAATAACAGACACCCTCCAAGTTTCCATTACTTGTGATGTCAAATACGGTCACGTCAATGAAATAGAACCAAAATGACTTCAATGATGTTGTAAATGTATTCAACGTGAAATGAGTACTTATAGATTTTCCTCGAAAGCTTTTTTGTCGACTACAAATCCCAATCATTAGGGTCTGATTGATTAATCGGCCAGTattgtctttttcaaaatagacagaaatctgcattttcttttaaattacattaacaAGCGAAAGACAATCAGCTGATTTTTGTCCATTTCGAAAGACCTAATATTGATCAATTAGTGAGACCCTGAGAAATATATGTATGACCTCTGCACTTGCACGATGAAGTTGACTCCAATTGTTACCATTACGATGCTCTATGTTAGCATTTTTGGGTGCTTTAGGAGAATTTCATGTTCCTACCTGATTGTTCTCCCGAGACGGGGTTTGGATGGCCGGGCGGGGAAGGCGGCGGTGTGGGCAGGTTGGGTTGTTCCTGGTGGTTCTGCTGCTGGCTCTGGTGGTGATTGTTGGGAAAGTGCAAGAAGGAGTGACAAGCGATGGGGTATTGATGGGGCAACGGGCCGCCCGCCCCTCTGGCAGCCTCTCCCACGCTCTCCACGGTCTCAGCACGAGCCATCTTACTGGTTACCTGAGTGAACAGCGCAATAACAAATTCAatcatattttacatttttagaatCGGCTTGCATCCTCATTGCGTCACTTGTGGTGTAGTGGCTAGAagttctgcttttattttcaagacATGGGTTCAAATACTGTTCCACACCATGTTATTGTatgtatacttttttttttactgtggttACAATTTCTTGCAGGAGAAGTGAAGAAGCCATTTAGTTTTatgttgaacattttggcaTGATAACTCTGCAAACAGGAAACACACAATAACTGGACTGACATCACCCTAACGGCCTCAGCTGAAATCGAAAGCAAGTtagcaaaagaagaaaaaaaaaagcgctagCATGAGAGTTGCAAATCACGGTACAGTAATCActgccttttatttattttttaggttCAATCCATTTTCATGAAAGCTTTAgttgaatgtttattttaccATTTTCAACTTCCCTATATTCAAACGTAACAATTAAACTACATAACGTTGTGGCTtgcaataatattaaatacactttaggggggggggggcagttttTAATGAACACTATGACCTACTATGctactgtattttaatgttaaataaaatattggagGGGCGGTGATTCAATTACTTTACTTAAACGTTATAAGAGTTCCAAATGGCATAAAACGT
This genomic interval carries:
- the bbc3 gene encoding bcl-2-binding component 3 isoform X1; translated protein: MARAETVESVGEAARGAGGPLPHQYPIACHSFLHFPNNHHQSQQQNHQEQPNLPTPPPSPPGHPNPVSGEQSDQRQTQAAHRRGPLPDLLPRDQRPVGGGSHPRGEATLEARPIDTTAVGLQLRTIGDQFNASVLRPHAAPHWQDWIDAGRGFLNLAARTLSALYRLT
- the bbc3 gene encoding bcl-2-binding component 3 isoform X2, whose protein sequence is MARAETVESVGEAARGAGGPLPHQYPIACHSFLHFPNNHHQSQQQNHQEQPNLPTPPPSPPGHPNPVSGEQSAHRRGPLPDLLPRDQRPVGGGSHPRGEATLEARPIDTTAVGLQLRTIGDQFNASVLRPHAAPHWQDWIDAGRGFLNLAARTLSALYRLT